Proteins co-encoded in one Bacillus infantis NRRL B-14911 genomic window:
- a CDS encoding MarR family winged helix-turn-helix transcriptional regulator produces the protein MGNEQVNQSLKLFIVLSRACRAVNENVNKLIQTYGLNPTEFAVLELLYHKGDQPLQQIGGKILLASGSITYVVDKLEEKGYLRRVACPTDRRVTFAQITEKGKAFIEEIFPSHEQFIHELMSELSNEEKQTAIDLLKKLGLSVGRF, from the coding sequence ATGGGGAATGAACAGGTAAATCAATCATTAAAGCTTTTTATCGTTTTATCAAGGGCCTGCAGGGCTGTTAATGAGAATGTCAATAAGCTGATTCAGACATACGGATTGAATCCGACTGAATTTGCGGTGCTTGAGCTGCTCTATCACAAAGGAGACCAGCCGCTGCAGCAAATCGGCGGCAAAATCCTGCTCGCAAGCGGCAGTATTACTTATGTTGTGGACAAGCTTGAGGAAAAAGGGTACCTCCGCCGGGTGGCCTGCCCGACAGACCGGCGCGTGACATTTGCCCAGATTACAGAAAAAGGCAAAGCGTTCATTGAGGAGATCTTTCCGTCTCATGAGCAGTTCATCCATGAACTGATGTCAGAGCTATCTAATGAAGAAAAGCAGACAGCGATCGATCTTTTAAAGAAGCTCGGCTTATCTGTCGGAAGATTTTAA
- a CDS encoding ATP-binding protein — protein sequence MKKPKNYILYLAAVMIPAVISSLFYMNKLLDQNISDRQEAARWTAAIHQRHWDDFISETVSTLEVLSIAASAEMQDPAKISPLLQRIHLMDSRYGGLYVANAGGEVIAGSNSLFDNKNMLEKNYIQEAMDAKDIVISSRQETLENGQKVIGLAAPVLKENREIAGIAIAQIRVDHIENILTMLTPDARLVVYNQEDAPIMSFNMAGSDSFGNKQTVMIPIERLPWTIKTAVPDRDNAAIFKEAAGFIARLLIIFHIIFFFIKYFMLKKQAAEEKKKNELQKLELVGTLAASTAHEIRNPLTGIKGLVQLLSEKYTHSDDQYFFKVIDTEISRINEIVSEFLILGKPAALKLEKINLKEIISDLIPLFESEASLADVQCTYHLPDNPAIAEGTQDQLKQVLLNLAKNAFEAMPDGGRLSISLHTGGKWHSIILEDTGSGIREEDLEKVFTPFFTSKDMGTGLGLVVCQRIIESFGGSITISSRVNEGTKAEILLPVKD from the coding sequence ATGAAAAAACCAAAGAACTATATTCTGTATCTCGCAGCCGTTATGATCCCTGCTGTCATTTCCAGCCTCTTTTATATGAACAAGCTGCTGGATCAGAATATCAGCGACCGCCAGGAAGCTGCCAGGTGGACGGCAGCCATCCACCAGCGGCATTGGGATGACTTTATCTCGGAAACCGTTTCTACCCTTGAGGTCCTTTCTATTGCGGCCTCTGCGGAAATGCAGGATCCTGCAAAAATCTCACCGCTGCTTCAGCGCATCCATCTGATGGATTCACGCTATGGGGGATTATATGTAGCCAATGCCGGCGGAGAAGTCATCGCAGGATCAAACTCTCTGTTTGACAACAAAAATATGCTCGAAAAAAATTATATACAGGAAGCGATGGATGCTAAGGATATCGTCATTTCCTCCAGGCAGGAAACGCTCGAAAACGGCCAGAAGGTTATTGGCCTGGCAGCGCCGGTGCTTAAAGAGAACCGGGAGATCGCCGGAATTGCCATAGCACAGATCAGGGTAGACCACATTGAAAATATATTGACCATGCTGACGCCCGATGCCAGGCTGGTCGTCTACAACCAGGAGGATGCGCCGATCATGAGCTTTAATATGGCCGGTTCCGATTCATTTGGCAATAAGCAGACAGTCATGATCCCGATCGAGAGACTCCCCTGGACGATCAAAACAGCAGTCCCTGACAGAGATAACGCAGCAATCTTTAAAGAGGCTGCGGGATTTATTGCAAGACTGCTGATCATCTTCCATATCATCTTCTTTTTTATCAAATATTTCATGCTTAAAAAGCAGGCGGCAGAGGAAAAGAAGAAAAACGAATTGCAGAAGCTTGAGCTGGTCGGCACCCTTGCAGCAAGTACAGCCCACGAAATCCGGAATCCTTTGACCGGAATAAAAGGGCTTGTCCAGCTTCTCAGTGAAAAATACACACATTCCGACGATCAGTACTTCTTTAAAGTGATTGACACGGAGATAAGCAGAATCAATGAAATTGTGAGTGAGTTTCTGATCCTGGGAAAACCTGCTGCCCTGAAATTGGAGAAAATCAATCTGAAAGAAATCATTTCTGACCTGATTCCCCTTTTCGAATCAGAAGCGTCCCTGGCAGATGTACAGTGCACCTACCATCTGCCGGATAACCCGGCGATTGCCGAGGGTACCCAGGATCAGCTGAAGCAGGTACTTCTCAATCTTGCAAAGAACGCTTTTGAAGCAATGCCGGACGGGGGACGGCTCTCCATCTCCCTGCACACCGGCGGCAAATGGCACAGTATCATACTGGAAGACACAGGCTCCGGCATCCGTGAGGAAGACCTTGAGAAGGTATTCACGCCATTTTTCACTTCAAAGGATATGGGAACTGGGCTAGGCCTTGTTGTATGCCAAAGGATCATTGAGTCCTTTGGAGGCAGCATCACCATCTCAAGCAGAGTGAATGAAGGCACAAAAGCTGAGATCCTGCTGCCTGTAAAAGACTAA
- a CDS encoding phosphotransferase enzyme family protein, with protein sequence MEKYIQELLDGSSILKDMKNTYGLEEDCRLLGDFENFVYEVNKGGTPYILRLTHQSHRSFHNIAAEIDWLNHLFSEGIQVPEVMMASGERIITAGCRDGSSFYACLFSKAPGRPIKVTDREFDKDLFRSWGRIIAQMHEATANYKANAEIGARPGWDEEDVLFPERYVPAEGHARIIANSRELISRIKTLPAGKDSFGLVHTDLHSGNFFFDGKKVYPFDFDDCAYHWFASDIAIPVYYSVLYRCKNGTQQEKNAFAAGFLKEFASGYEEIRQLPPGWLDQLPLFLKLRDVVLYTVLHKKIAPEDRSTGLLSMMADLKGRIEDKQPIFTLE encoded by the coding sequence ATGGAAAAATATATTCAGGAATTGCTGGATGGCAGCTCCATCCTTAAAGACATGAAGAATACTTATGGACTTGAAGAGGATTGCAGACTTCTTGGGGATTTTGAGAATTTTGTTTATGAAGTAAATAAGGGTGGAACGCCCTACATTCTCAGGCTGACTCATCAATCGCATCGGTCTTTTCACAATATTGCAGCCGAGATTGACTGGCTAAATCATTTATTCTCTGAGGGTATTCAAGTTCCTGAGGTGATGATGGCTTCAGGAGAAAGGATCATAACCGCCGGGTGCAGGGATGGCAGCAGTTTCTACGCCTGTCTGTTTTCGAAAGCTCCGGGCAGGCCAATCAAAGTAACTGATAGAGAGTTTGACAAAGATCTTTTCAGGTCATGGGGCAGGATCATTGCCCAGATGCATGAAGCAACAGCCAATTATAAGGCAAATGCTGAAATTGGAGCAAGGCCGGGCTGGGATGAGGAAGATGTCCTTTTCCCTGAAAGGTATGTTCCCGCAGAAGGGCATGCAAGAATCATTGCGAACAGCAGGGAGCTCATCAGCAGGATTAAAACGCTGCCTGCAGGAAAAGACAGCTTTGGGCTTGTACATACAGATCTTCATTCAGGCAACTTCTTTTTTGATGGAAAAAAGGTCTATCCGTTTGACTTTGATGACTGTGCCTATCACTGGTTTGCCTCAGATATAGCCATCCCGGTGTATTACTCGGTCCTTTACCGCTGCAAAAACGGAACACAGCAGGAGAAAAATGCTTTTGCAGCAGGATTTCTGAAGGAATTTGCTTCAGGATATGAGGAAATCAGGCAGCTTCCTCCCGGGTGGCTTGATCAGCTCCCGCTGTTTCTGAAGCTTAGGGATGTTGTCCTCTATACTGTCCTCCATAAAAAGATTGCGCCTGAGGATAGAAGCACTGGACTGCTTTCAATGATGGCTGATTTGAAGGGCAGGATCGAGGACAAACAGCCGATTTTCACCCTTGAATGA
- a CDS encoding two-component system sensor histidine kinase NtrB: protein MNKTSLIESRNLLLIQLLWLFYIIDTAFYTLVDQRYDLLWPPVGLGFCLLLTGLYYLKPKPHFMMIVILASIYSYLFYLNLQLPYLVNYIFLVFGIILSAFYQSYLALGISTSLAAAALIILNAANGHLIAEMSGPEDLPYILLFALLTSILLFFMIKHANRLWEKAERSEMAARKDLESTRSYIDAFFDNTSDSIVIADAEKRILRMNNSFSLLFHSTAPEPGDSLETIIADENGKISDMLDSALLGRSISGAELSFPGVSDEPSVLEATVSPVYNAQHKIFAVSMVIRDVIEKKKLEEYLRNSEKLKVTGEMAASVAHEIKNPLTVISGFIQMIGEKENDYRQYISIIHSELERMNGIINEFLYLSKPHTPNMKPQPLEPLLNETALLFESEAHYKNVHLLKDILPGCGTVLCDTGKLKQACINLVQNSIDAMPEGGVVKISCRQTSTGEARILIEDSGCGMPEELLQNIKKPFFTTKESGTGLGLMITEQIIQQHKGRLSITSRMGSGTTAEIHLPLFKEDLDSNQ, encoded by the coding sequence ATGAACAAAACAAGCCTGATAGAAAGCCGGAATCTGCTTTTGATACAGCTGCTCTGGCTGTTTTACATAATCGATACAGCTTTTTACACATTGGTCGATCAGCGCTATGATTTGCTGTGGCCGCCTGTCGGCCTTGGCTTTTGCCTGCTGCTCACCGGCCTCTATTATCTTAAGCCAAAGCCTCACTTCATGATGATTGTAATCCTGGCCAGTATATACAGTTATCTGTTTTACCTGAACCTGCAGCTTCCTTATCTGGTCAATTATATTTTTCTGGTGTTCGGGATCATTTTATCAGCCTTTTATCAGAGTTATCTTGCGCTTGGCATTTCCACCTCGCTGGCTGCTGCAGCCCTTATCATCCTGAATGCAGCAAATGGACATTTAATTGCAGAAATGTCCGGCCCTGAGGACCTGCCTTATATCCTCCTTTTTGCCCTGCTCACAAGCATTCTGCTGTTTTTCATGATCAAACACGCGAACAGGCTGTGGGAAAAAGCAGAGAGAAGCGAAATGGCTGCAAGGAAAGACCTGGAATCGACCAGATCCTATATCGACGCTTTTTTTGACAATACCAGCGATTCCATTGTAATTGCAGATGCAGAAAAAAGGATTCTAAGAATGAATAACAGTTTCTCCCTGCTGTTTCACTCCACAGCTCCAGAGCCTGGGGACAGCCTTGAAACCATCATAGCGGATGAAAATGGTAAAATCTCGGATATGCTGGATTCGGCGCTTCTTGGCCGCAGTATTTCCGGAGCTGAACTTTCCTTTCCGGGTGTCAGTGATGAGCCGAGCGTGCTAGAGGCGACCGTATCCCCTGTCTATAATGCTCAGCATAAAATTTTTGCAGTATCGATGGTCATAAGGGATGTTATTGAGAAGAAAAAGCTGGAAGAGTATCTGCGGAATTCTGAAAAACTGAAGGTCACCGGTGAAATGGCAGCGAGCGTCGCCCATGAAATTAAAAATCCATTAACCGTTATATCAGGATTTATACAAATGATTGGTGAAAAGGAGAATGACTATAGGCAATATATTTCAATCATCCATTCAGAACTGGAGCGGATGAACGGAATTATTAATGAATTTCTATATCTGTCCAAACCGCACACACCAAACATGAAGCCTCAGCCGCTGGAACCGCTGCTAAATGAAACAGCGCTCCTGTTTGAATCTGAGGCACATTATAAAAATGTGCACCTTTTGAAGGATATTCTTCCTGGATGCGGAACTGTCCTTTGCGACACCGGCAAGCTGAAGCAGGCATGCATCAATCTTGTCCAAAACAGCATCGACGCTATGCCGGAGGGCGGTGTTGTAAAGATCTCATGCAGACAGACCAGCACTGGTGAAGCAAGAATTTTAATCGAAGACAGCGGATGCGGAATGCCCGAAGAACTTTTGCAAAATATCAAAAAACCTTTTTTTACCACAAAGGAATCAGGTACTGGCCTCGGTCTGATGATTACAGAGCAGATTATCCAGCAGCATAAAGGCAGGCTCTCGATTACAAGCAGGATGGGCTCCGGCACAACAGCCGAAATCCATCTCCCCCTTTTTAAAGAAGATCTGGACAGCAACCAGTAA
- a CDS encoding MFS transporter — translation MGHPAAVQKQKYNEGTAYKVLFIIGLCHLLNDTIQAVVPAMFPILEKSMGLTYTELGFIAFSLNIVSSLLQPVTGILTDRKPMPFALPIGLAISLAGVLGLALAGNFLSIVLSVVLIGLGSAIFHPEGSRVAYMAAGTKRGLAQSIYQVGGNTGQALAPLITALILVPLGQRGASWFTLAAALASGLLVYIAFWYSGRLKEEKQLGLKKSRAGKKRQTALKNKIVLSLAVILFLIFARSWYISAITNFYAFYAITEYSFTITQAQVFLFAFLAAGAAGTFFGGPLSDRFGKKRIIFVSMAASAPFSILLPYMPKELAFIFLLLTGFILMASFSVTVVYAQELVPGKIGTMSGLTVGLAFGMGAIGSVALGWLADMIGLPLTLAVTGFLPLLGLLSAVLPSDRQLAEMQAEDI, via the coding sequence ATGGGACACCCTGCAGCAGTCCAAAAGCAAAAATATAACGAAGGTACAGCCTATAAAGTTTTATTCATCATCGGGCTCTGCCATCTGTTGAACGATACGATCCAGGCTGTAGTGCCTGCCATGTTTCCCATCCTCGAAAAGTCAATGGGGCTGACTTATACGGAGCTTGGATTCATTGCTTTTTCCCTTAACATCGTGTCTTCGCTCCTCCAGCCGGTTACTGGCATACTGACTGACCGTAAGCCGATGCCATTCGCTCTTCCAATTGGGCTGGCCATTTCACTGGCCGGGGTGCTCGGCCTCGCTTTGGCCGGGAATTTTCTTTCAATAGTATTGTCTGTTGTGCTGATTGGCCTTGGTTCAGCCATTTTCCATCCTGAAGGATCGCGCGTCGCTTATATGGCTGCAGGGACAAAAAGGGGACTGGCACAGTCAATTTATCAGGTGGGAGGCAATACAGGACAGGCACTTGCACCGCTCATTACAGCCCTCATTCTTGTGCCTCTGGGGCAAAGAGGAGCTTCCTGGTTTACATTGGCTGCAGCCCTCGCTTCCGGCCTTCTTGTTTATATCGCCTTCTGGTATTCAGGAAGACTGAAGGAGGAAAAGCAGCTGGGGCTGAAAAAATCCAGGGCCGGCAAAAAACGGCAAACTGCCCTAAAAAACAAAATAGTACTTTCACTGGCCGTCATCCTTTTCCTGATATTTGCTCGTTCCTGGTATATATCAGCCATCACCAATTTCTACGCTTTTTACGCGATAACGGAGTATTCCTTCACGATTACGCAGGCACAAGTATTTTTATTTGCATTCCTGGCAGCAGGCGCTGCAGGAACATTCTTTGGCGGCCCATTATCTGACCGGTTTGGAAAAAAGAGAATCATTTTTGTCTCAATGGCTGCATCTGCACCATTTTCAATTCTGCTGCCGTATATGCCAAAAGAACTTGCTTTTATTTTTTTGCTGTTAACCGGCTTTATTCTGATGGCAAGCTTTTCGGTTACTGTAGTGTATGCGCAGGAGCTGGTGCCTGGAAAAATCGGCACCATGTCCGGTCTCACAGTGGGCCTGGCCTTCGGCATGGGAGCAATCGGTTCGGTTGCGCTCGGATGGCTCGCAGATATGATCGGCCTTCCCCTGACTTTGGCTGTCACCGGCTTCCTTCCTCTATTAGGCCTTTTATCGGCTGTGCTTCCATCAGACCGCCAGCTTGCAGAAATGCAGGCCGAAGATATATAA
- a CDS encoding ZIP family metal transporter, which translates to MSEVIIGSVLSALSTGLGALIILFMHGSITHSWRDILLAFTAGIMMAASMMGLIPEALAAGGFLPLAAGVFLGVLSLTLLEKNIPHIDLQHSKKGLEFDEKAMLIIAAITLHNIPEGLSVGVSYASSTEDTGNLIAFAIGLQNAPEGFLVALFLVNQKINKFKAFIIATLTGAIEIVTGLLGFYLTSFISILVPYGLAFAAGAMLFIIYKELIPESHGDGNERTATYSFIIGLLFMIFLINIF; encoded by the coding sequence ATGAGCGAGGTAATTATCGGGAGCGTACTGTCTGCCCTTTCAACAGGACTTGGGGCTTTGATCATACTGTTTATGCACGGGAGCATCACCCACAGCTGGAGAGACATCCTATTGGCTTTCACAGCAGGCATCATGATGGCAGCCTCCATGATGGGGCTTATTCCGGAAGCGCTGGCTGCGGGTGGATTTCTGCCGCTGGCTGCGGGTGTTTTCCTCGGTGTTCTCTCCTTGACGCTGCTGGAGAAGAATATCCCTCATATTGATCTTCAGCATTCGAAGAAAGGGCTCGAATTTGATGAAAAGGCAATGCTGATCATCGCAGCCATCACACTGCATAATATTCCTGAGGGGTTATCCGTAGGGGTCAGCTATGCTTCGAGCACAGAAGATACAGGCAATTTGATCGCCTTTGCCATTGGATTGCAAAATGCCCCTGAAGGATTCCTTGTGGCTTTATTTCTGGTAAACCAGAAAATAAACAAATTCAAGGCATTTATTATTGCCACCCTGACAGGTGCGATAGAGATCGTCACCGGGCTTCTCGGATTCTATCTTACATCATTTATCAGCATTCTTGTTCCCTATGGCCTTGCTTTCGCCGCAGGCGCCATGCTGTTCATTATTTATAAAGAGCTGATCCCTGAGAGCCATGGAGACGGAAACGAACGCACTGCCACTTATTCCTTCATCATAGGCTTGCTCTTCATGATCTTTCTGATCAATATTTTTTAA
- a CDS encoding bifunctional metallophosphatase/5'-nucleotidase — MKNKEIVSFLITSDLHGSIYPYDYSTGKEQAAGLAKLASVIRQEKAKADHTLLLDNGDLIQGTPLMYHYSRFLKHRVNPMVQVLNKLEYDAAVIGNHEFNYGIEMIKSAASESNFPWLSANVLHRTTKEPYFGVPYMIKEMNELKIAVLGITTSHIPNWERPDYIQELFFDSAIETLARWIPYVEETEKPDFLAVAYHGGFERDMETGAKAEEETGENEAYRICMEFPEIDLLITGHQHRRLSGKEVNGVPVIMPGAHGSHLGKVEVTFEKVRHEWTIAGLDSSLISNEGECDKEIIHDASFYENETQKWLDEEIGSLTESMLITDPLEARIREHPLIELVNRVQMDASGAKISCTALFNEGAPGFSSTVTMRDIMTNYIYPNTLAVLQITGQDIKDALERSASYFRVGEDGEIAVNPSFSKPKPQHYNYDMWEGIKYELNLSQPEGSRVTVLEHRGEAMKMDEVFEVVMNHYRAGGGGGYWMFKNKPVIREIHKDMTELLAEYIRKEQPVKAEVNANWKVTANSHLLQPKN; from the coding sequence ATGAAAAATAAAGAGATAGTATCGTTCCTGATTACATCTGATTTGCATGGCAGCATCTATCCTTATGATTACAGCACGGGAAAAGAACAAGCAGCGGGGCTTGCCAAACTGGCATCAGTGATCAGGCAGGAGAAGGCGAAGGCAGACCATACACTCCTTCTGGACAATGGCGACCTGATCCAGGGCACGCCGCTTATGTACCATTATTCCCGGTTCTTAAAGCACCGTGTCAATCCCATGGTCCAGGTCCTGAATAAGCTGGAATATGATGCTGCTGTAATCGGCAACCATGAATTCAATTATGGCATCGAAATGATCAAGAGTGCAGCCAGCGAATCCAATTTCCCCTGGCTGAGCGCCAATGTGCTGCACCGGACAACGAAGGAGCCGTATTTCGGAGTGCCCTATATGATTAAGGAAATGAATGAGCTTAAGATTGCGGTCCTGGGGATTACAACAAGCCATATCCCGAATTGGGAAAGGCCTGACTATATCCAGGAACTTTTCTTCGATTCTGCAATTGAGACCCTTGCACGCTGGATTCCTTATGTAGAAGAAACTGAAAAGCCCGACTTCCTGGCGGTCGCTTATCATGGAGGCTTTGAACGGGATATGGAAACAGGCGCCAAAGCGGAGGAGGAAACAGGAGAAAATGAAGCTTACAGGATCTGCATGGAATTTCCGGAAATCGATCTGCTGATTACCGGCCATCAGCATAGGAGGCTGTCTGGCAAAGAGGTGAACGGGGTGCCGGTCATCATGCCGGGAGCCCATGGAAGCCATTTGGGCAAAGTAGAAGTGACTTTTGAAAAGGTCCGCCATGAATGGACAATCGCCGGCCTCGATTCATCTTTGATCAGCAATGAAGGTGAGTGTGATAAGGAAATCATCCACGATGCAAGCTTTTACGAGAATGAAACGCAAAAGTGGCTTGATGAAGAAATCGGCTCTCTGACAGAAAGTATGCTGATCACAGATCCACTGGAAGCCAGGATCAGGGAGCATCCATTGATTGAACTGGTTAACCGCGTCCAGATGGATGCTTCCGGGGCAAAGATATCCTGTACAGCCCTGTTCAATGAAGGAGCACCCGGGTTCAGCAGCACGGTGACCATGAGAGATATCATGACCAATTATATTTATCCAAACACACTTGCTGTATTGCAGATAACAGGCCAGGACATTAAAGATGCACTGGAAAGGTCTGCCTCCTACTTCAGGGTCGGTGAAGATGGGGAAATTGCGGTCAATCCGTCATTTTCAAAGCCTAAGCCGCAGCATTATAATTATGATATGTGGGAAGGGATCAAATATGAACTGAATCTATCCCAGCCTGAAGGAAGCCGTGTCACTGTTTTGGAGCACAGAGGAGAGGCCATGAAAATGGATGAAGTGTTTGAGGTGGTCATGAACCACTACCGTGCAGGTGGAGGAGGCGGCTACTGGATGTTTAAGAACAAACCTGTTATCCGGGAAATCCATAAGGACATGACAGAACTGCTGGCTGAATATATCAGGAAAGAACAGCCTGTAAAGGCAGAAGTGAATGCAAACTGGAAGGTTACAGCCAATTCTCATTTATTGCAGCCCAAAAATTGA
- a CDS encoding M3 family oligoendopeptidase, whose amino-acid sequence MKFSEYTYVRPDMDEAGRKFEAALERFRGAASADEQNEAMKEINQIRNDIGTMFNLCYIRHSIDTNDEFYKNEQDYMDEVQPQLEGFVTDYYKELVDSKFRSELEGKWGKQLFALADAQLKVFKPEILPLMQKENKLSSEYTKLMASAKIDFEGEERTLAQMEPFTESTDREMRKRAQEARFGFLADNEEELDRIYDDLVKVRTEIAHKLGYNNFVELAYYRMYRTDYNAEMVAKFRGQVKEHIVPIATKLKQRQQERIGLDELKYYDEPFQYKTGNAAPKGSPEWIIENGQKMYDELSEETGRFFSFMNENQLMDLVAKKGKAGGGYCTYIENHKAPFIFSNFNGTSGDIDVLTHEAGHAFQVYSSSHFEIPEYNWPTYEAAEIHSMSMEFFTWPWMENFFKEDTDKYKFSHLSSALLFLPYGVSVDEFQHWVYENHTATPQERKQAWREIERKYQPHKDYEGNEYLENGGFWQRQGHIFNSPFYYIDYTLAQICAFQFWKRSRENQEEAWSDYVKLCGLGGSLPFTELVKEANLLSPFEEGCVESVIGEIESWLNSVDDKSL is encoded by the coding sequence ATGAAATTCAGTGAATATACATATGTCCGTCCAGACATGGACGAAGCAGGAAGGAAATTTGAAGCTGCACTGGAGAGGTTCAGGGGGGCAGCAAGTGCCGATGAACAGAATGAAGCGATGAAAGAGATCAATCAGATTCGCAACGATATCGGAACAATGTTCAACTTATGCTATATCCGCCATTCAATTGATACTAATGATGAATTTTATAAAAATGAACAAGACTATATGGATGAAGTACAGCCGCAGCTGGAAGGGTTTGTAACAGATTACTATAAAGAACTGGTAGATTCCAAGTTTCGTTCAGAACTTGAAGGAAAATGGGGTAAGCAGCTTTTTGCGCTGGCAGATGCCCAGCTGAAGGTATTCAAGCCGGAAATCCTGCCACTTATGCAGAAGGAGAATAAGCTATCTTCTGAATATACGAAGCTGATGGCCTCCGCCAAGATCGATTTTGAAGGGGAAGAGCGTACACTGGCCCAAATGGAGCCATTTACTGAGTCGACCGACAGGGAAATGAGAAAGAGGGCTCAGGAGGCACGTTTCGGATTCCTTGCTGACAATGAAGAGGAGCTTGACCGTATCTATGACGACCTTGTAAAAGTCAGGACAGAAATCGCACATAAGCTTGGCTATAATAACTTTGTAGAGCTGGCTTACTACAGAATGTACCGGACGGATTATAATGCAGAAATGGTCGCCAAATTCCGCGGACAGGTCAAAGAGCATATAGTCCCGATCGCGACAAAGCTAAAGCAGCGCCAGCAGGAAAGAATCGGACTTGATGAATTAAAATACTATGATGAGCCTTTCCAATATAAGACGGGCAATGCAGCACCGAAGGGAAGCCCTGAGTGGATCATTGAAAACGGCCAGAAAATGTATGACGAACTCTCAGAAGAAACAGGCAGATTCTTTTCTTTTATGAATGAAAATCAGCTGATGGATCTTGTGGCGAAGAAGGGGAAAGCAGGAGGCGGCTACTGCACCTATATTGAAAACCATAAAGCACCTTTCATCTTTTCCAATTTCAATGGCACTTCAGGTGATATCGATGTGCTGACACATGAAGCCGGCCATGCTTTCCAGGTATATTCCAGCAGCCATTTTGAAATTCCTGAATACAACTGGCCGACATATGAAGCAGCGGAAATACATTCCATGAGCATGGAGTTCTTTACATGGCCATGGATGGAAAATTTCTTTAAGGAAGATACAGATAAGTATAAGTTTTCCCATCTGAGCTCTGCATTGCTTTTCCTTCCTTATGGCGTAAGCGTAGACGAATTCCAGCATTGGGTATACGAAAACCACACTGCTACTCCACAGGAACGTAAGCAGGCCTGGAGGGAAATTGAGCGGAAATATCAGCCGCATAAAGACTATGAAGGAAATGAGTATTTGGAGAATGGCGGTTTCTGGCAGCGCCAGGGGCATATCTTTAATTCTCCTTTCTATTATATCGATTATACACTTGCACAGATTTGCGCTTTCCAGTTCTGGAAGCGTTCAAGGGAAAACCAGGAAGAGGCATGGAGTGATTATGTCAAGCTGTGCGGATTAGGCGGAAGCCTTCCTTTCACAGAGCTGGTCAAGGAAGCCAATCTTCTTTCGCCATTCGAGGAAGGCTGTGTAGAATCCGTGATTGGTGAAATTGAAAGCTGGCTGAATTCTGTAGATGACAAAAGCCTGTAA